A stretch of the Vigna radiata var. radiata cultivar VC1973A chromosome 7, Vradiata_ver6, whole genome shotgun sequence genome encodes the following:
- the LOC106767282 gene encoding uncharacterized protein LOC106767282, with protein MVRHRETRGTTPTPANSSRSSSSGLSTTLPASGASSFFAALYFFVVSRVHGPIPPQTLRRRHRQPLRLRRHRRSSKDVASVDRRSSFGTGHDEIPEEALLPCLPLSKCGFCCFVLNGG; from the exons ATGGTGCGGCACAGGGAAACCAGGGGCACCACCCCAACTCCGGCAAACTCCTCCCGGTCGTCGTCGTCAGGGTTGTCAACAACGTTACCCGCGTCGGGAGCGTCGTCGTTCTTCGCGGCACTCTACTTCTTCGTCGTCTCCCGCGTGCACGGCCCAATCCCGCCACAAACGTTGCGCCGCAGACATCGGCAACCGCTTCGACTCCGCCGCCACCGACGCTCATCCAAGGACGTGGCGTCTGTAGACCGCCGCTCTTCGTT tGGTACTGGACACGATGAGATACCTGAAGAAGCTCTTCTTCCTTGTCTTCCTCTTTCTAAATGTGGCTTTTGTTGCTTTGTGTTGAATGGTGGTTGA
- the LOC106767768 gene encoding transcription factor bHLH146 → MEGQVAKRRRVYSVEPNQIVQSIFTRNYLNHLVPALVNIKENTSVEDSSHCDINRAVKYEVDMAMVLSAQGFAWSNGLKVKLRNDRVPVNAAKSSTFLENATGEGSSSACEKNEVVPMEFSSNPSSKPKCKDVSEMKRDFARDGDIDEQWKRLRRLIPGGEEMCDEQMTKELESYISCLQMQVNALQFLLPDALI, encoded by the coding sequence ATGGAAGGCCAAGTAGCTAAACGCAGACGTGTATACTCTGTGGAACCAAACCAAATAGTGCAATCTATATTTACTAGGAATTATTTGAACCATTTGGTTCCAGCGTTGGTGAATATAAAGGAGAACACCTCCGTAGAAGATAGCAGCCATTGTGATATTAACCGTGCTGTCAAGTATGAGGTGGATATGGCAATGGTGTTATCAGCACAAGGTTTTGCATGGAGTAACGGCCTCAAAGTCAAGCTTCGAAACGATCGTGTTCCTGTCAATGCAGCTAAAAGCTCTACGTTTCTTGAAAATGCGACTGGTGAAGGTTCATCAAGTGCTTGTGAAAAAAATGAGGTTGTCCCAATGGAATTCTCTTCAAACCCTAGCTCGAAGCCTAAGTGCAAGGACGTGTCAGAAATGAAAAGGGATTTTGCGAGAGATGGGGACATCGACGAGCAGTGGAAGAGGCTGAGAAGGTTGATACCTGGAGGAGAAGAGATGTGTGATGAACAAATGACTAAAGAGCTTGAGAGTTACATTAGCTGTTTGCAAATGCAGGTGAACGCTCTTCAGTTTCTGCTGCCAGACGCGTTAATCTAA